GATTCATgtggtttttatctttttatgacCGGTACACTTGACTTTGCATAATATTCATCTACATTGTAGCATATGCCAAAATTTCCTTCCTTGTTAATGTTGCTTTGTATAGATATACTAAACTTAACTTTTTCATTCATATACAATAAACACATGAATCACTTCTACAATTCAGTTATTGTAAATAGCACTGCTATGAATATAAGTGTACACATACTgataccctgggttcaatcccttgAGCATATAACCCAAAGCAGAATTGTTAGGTCATATGGAAATACCATTTTAAATTCTTCCAGGAATTATATCATAATGTTTTCCCTAGTCACTGTACTATTTTACACCTGCACAAGGGTTCCAAATCTTTCATCACTTGTCAACACTTGCTATTTTCTgaggtttatttttttgatagtAATAGTAAGTGTGAAGTAGTGTCTGATTATAATTTTGAATGACATTCAGTGATCAGTGATGCTGAACATTTTTGTGTAATCTtggatatttgtttttattctttggaGAAATCTCTACTTAAGGTATTTGCTCATTAGAGAATACTTTAATTGACAAAtcataattatacatatttataggaAATAAGATAATATTCCTTTCcccttttttgagttagggtctcatgtagcctatgTTGGCCTCAAAATGGCTATgtatgaggatgaccttgaactcttttgttaaaaaattattgatttatttgaggggagggcagagaatgggcacaccaaggcctccagccactgcaaatgaactccaggtacatgcactaccatgtgcctctggcttatgagggccttagggagttgaacctgggtcctttggctttgcaggcaagtgccttaacagttaggccatctctctagcctaagccTGAACTCTCGATCAcctatctctacttcccaaatgctgggatgacagacatgtgcTGCCAGACATGGCTTTGGAGGTTCtgatatgtgtatataatgtaatTAAGTCAGCTTACATCTGTGAAATTGCTAGTTACATTTTGTGGTGTGAATCCTAAAAGCTACTCTTAAAACAGTATTAGTTATAGTTAGCATGCTGTAAAACAGATCTTTCTCCTGACTGAAAATTGTACTCTttaaccattctctctccatttcttaaCCCCTCAAGCCTGTACAAACTATCATGACATTATCTAATGAGTTTGATTATAGAGTTATCCTATATAAGTAAAGGATCTATTGATACTTAGTTTATTTCACTTCATGAACACCTGTGAGACAAATGACAACATTTCCTTCATTTTGAAGGCTGGTCAGTATTCCATAGACCTCACTGTTAAAGCTGATCTCtttcttgaaaacacacacacactctttcattAGGTACCCATTCACTGACAGCTGCTTAGGTCATCCTTTATCTTGGGTATTGTGAATATATCTCCTTCACAtgctgatttcatttatttagttttgtgtacACACCTAGAAGCTGAGCTGTTAGATCATATGTCAATTCTTTTTTTAGTTGTTTCTTGAGAAACCTAAATGTTGTTTTCTGTAATAACTGCATCAATTTACACCGCTACTATCATTGCGCAGAATCTCCTTTTCTCCACACCTTCAGCAGGACCTGTTGGTACTTGTTACAGGTTAGTAATGGAAGGCCCTGTAATGGCCCATGTGTTAAATGCTTAGTGTGTAGCTTAGTGGTACTAGAGCTACTAGAAACTGGAAGTGGTAGGCAGAAAATCTTTAGTTTGAGTTAATCTTGTTTACCTATTTTCACACATTGTGCTTGTGCTCTTTGGTCAAATCCAAATATCATTGCCCAGGCCAGTGCTATGCCTTGAAGTTAAAATTGGAATTtctgttccacctcccaaaggctgattacaggtatgtatcatGATGCCCACAAGCCGTTTTAAATATTATAGTAGCATTTATTTTGAAATCAGGTAAGATGAATGAGCTAACTTTCTCTTCAACTTTGCTTGGATTGTTGGGGTCTTTTGTGGttccataaatattttagaattgtTTGCCACTTCTATGAAAGACATCATTGGAATTTTGGTAGAGGTTATACTAACTCTATCAATCATTTTGTGTAGTGTGGACATTTTAACATTAGTTCTTCCagtctacaaaaataaaatattttatcattcacTTGTGTCTCCTTCAATTTCTTCAATTTCAACAGTTTATAGTTTTCAGTGTATAGACTGTTTTCAGGTCTTTGGTTAGAACTACTCCTTTGAATTACATATATTTTACTGTTATAAAATTAGGTgatttcataatttatttgagatgggtcACTGTTTATGTATATTGGTTTTTGAAGAGTGATTTTGTATCCTAAAGATTTATTGAATTTATtagtatttacattttttttgaggAGTAGATTCTTTAGAGTTTACTATGTATTAAGTTGATGTCCTCAGCATAAAATTTACTAAATACCTATTtgggcttttgtttctttctttgcctaATTGCTTTGGTAATGACTTCTAGCTCTAAATTAAACAAAGTTAGTGAAAGAGCGTCCTTATCTTATTCCTGATTGTAGAGGTAAATTTAACAACTATTTTACCACTGAATATGATGTTAGCTGTGGGTCTGCCAAACTTGATGTTTACCTTGttcagaatattttcttctaCACCTAAttagtcacattttttttttaatcatgaaagaATGCTGAAAGACTATTTACTTGACTGTGTGACATATGTCCTTCATTCTGTTATGAGTTATATCACATttataaacttaaatataaaGATCAGTCTCCTTTACATTTCAGGGACAAATTCCATTGGATCATGGAAAACAGTCTCTTCAATGTGCTTTTGAGTTTGGTTTGCTAGTATTTTGTTAAGGAATATTTAATCTACATTCatcaacacatgttggtaccatcctttccctccatcCTGCCACTTTTATGAAGAAGCCTTCCTCACTGGGTAcacagatcaaccccatggggattgtgggccatgcagtataggggcagggaagaggcaatgttttgtgataaatatcccaacttgtggctctaacaatctttcttcctctgctaaattcactgagccatgctggaagcactttaagtctacttcagtgatgggtacataggagcctctggatctctagtttggtaggtctgagtatcttcagtgtctatctacttcacccttgtgctgatatcagattcactaagaaagcatcactcttgctcatttccccaattcctctatggtttctaTGGGGCTCGGGTTGAATGCATTGGTTTTTTATCTCCCCAGAtccctctgaaaaagagaaccagattctccaacaaagagtgaaatcagcactgaTTAAATGGGATGATCATTATTaagttagagagaatttaaagggtgtagaccctctttaTAGCACAAGATAAGTGGGACCTGGACAagagaaagcagaatcattatctggagaTGACTCTGACATGTttaccagttccagatatggtttcctttccactgagcagatctgtcaTTCACTCCAAGAgaagttggtaacccaccatggctgtgtgccactattgcacttgtgtgagcctcacgtcaggttgtttgcttcttggTCACTTAGATTTTTAATAGCTttaacagatgttggccactttcccctggtagctcatgcagcaccttccagtactagatgggctaactgtctgctGAACGGCTCTCTTCCGGATTACAACCAGGTCTCTACATGGTCCATgatgacagtgtatggtgtcttcagcagcaccATTAACttctgatgggtaatcaagtgctccaAAAGAAGTctatcttatttgttttgggagatctagtaggtttccctgatcaacaactcactgtggATGTAAACTACATCCTGGTACATACAAGAAATTAAAGGCCAGTgccaaaatgaaaaagagaaacaggagaaatttaagctTAGGTTTCGCCTCATCCTTTCCAGggacctttgattcaggtgtgctcTCTGAGGTCCTCTTGagagttccaccttttagtctgacttccaggatataggattctatggtaccagttcaatttggattcagttttcgacaatagggagagtagggcttgggggaattgaacagctataaacatggttgagcaaatatctctgaactgagatgtagagcttttagggtaaatgcccagtaagagaataacagggtctgttggtaactctatagtcatccttttcaggagtctccgtaTTGTttcccatagtggttgtacaaggttACATACccgccaacagtgaatgagggttcctatttctccatatcctcgccagcatttgttttcatttgattctttaatgtttgctatccttactggggtgaggtggaatctcatagttgttttaatttgcatttctctaacagttagggatgttgaacattttcttaagtgtgtgttagccatttgtaattcatcttctgagaactccttatttagtattttgagttctttctggattctagatattagggttctgtcagtggtatagctggcaaggattttctcccactcagtgggtaatctattggatctgcttatggtatgtttgcctgtgcaaaagcattttaccttcatgagatcccattggttgagtgcttgtttatgTTCCTGAGCTAtcggggttttgttcaggaagtcttttaccaGTCCTATATCATGCAGAGTTCCTCCTAGTTTTCCTTCTAGTACataaagagtttcaggtcttatattgaggttgtTAATGCATTGGGACTTCATTTTTTTGTATGGCAAAATGTGGGTTCAATTTTACttttctacatatgatcatctaatttgtccaacaccatttgttgaagatgctgtcttttctccaatctacactattggcacctttgtcaaagatcaagcagctgtagttacttgacctaaggtactaggtcttcaattatgttccattggtctatgtttctgcgttctttttttaagaacaactcagcaaaataaaattccGGTTTAGTGTTGGACATTGTTTCACACATACATCAAACaggccaaaaaaataaacaacttcatagacaaaaaaggaaaaaagaaaccttttatcTTTGGCCTTTTTAACCATCTCATACAAACCAACTACTTATCGTACAACTAggtacatacacaaaaaaaaagtttctggaaTGCTCAGAATAagattgttgttttttgttgttgctgttgtttattttttacatttttttttctcctttgagatTATAATGAACATGGTCACACCGTAAGTAAAGTCAGAAGTAGGACAAAGAATCTCTGAAGGCTGGTTTGGTCATCTGTTATCATTAAAAATGGCTGACCCCTAACAGTATGTACAaagatataaaatgtaaataaaaaatacaaacaaattttccttttaaagtacTATTAAGAAAAAAGCAGGGCCTCAAAATTTTGGTTTTGTCCTCCCCTGTGGTTTTGATTGGGTGGTGAAGAGCGTGTATCATCTGCAGGTGGTGCTGCCTGTGGTTGGCGGGCGGGCCTGCCTCTCTACTTGAAGTTGACCATGCTTAGATTCTGAGATGGGAAGTGGAGGGTGAATAGGTCAGGGTGGCCTTTTTTCAATGACTTTTCCTTTTTTACTATCTAGTCATTCTCATTGGTCTtctgcttcttggtatcaacatCATCATCCTTATCATCTTCAGCTGCCCACTTGCCCAtagctgcctccacctcctcatcTTCACCTCCATCCTCTTCTTCACCatcaccttcctcctcctcctcctccccaccttcttcttcttcatctaccTCATTGTCAGCCTCTTGTTCCCTATTTTCCTCACTAGCATTCCCTTTGGCAGGAGCTTCTCTTCtattctctgcctcctccaccacttccttcttctccttcaaaTCCTTGTTGGTGATCTTGGAGCTGGTGTCCACAACTGTGTCTGACATGGTAGGGCATGCCGGTGAGCCAGTGCAGCAGGCAAAAGAGAAAGCAGTAGTTTGAAGACTCTGGAGAAAAGGCTGCTGGAGTTAGAGGccacagagaggaagggaaagcagAAGACGGAAAGAAGGAGACCGGGAACAATGCCAAGATGGCTTTTCCAAGCAGCCTGTCTATGTCTCTGTTTTTActccagttccatgctgtttttgtcagtatggctttgtaatatagttttagactgtgtataccaccagaggtgtttctccAACCAACCcttaggatatgtttggatatctgaggccatCTTCTGAGATCATCCTGtcaatctttgtgaagaatgatgctagtatttttattagtgttatgtaaaatctgtatattgcttttgagagaatggcaattttcacaatattaattctatgtaTCCAGGAGCTTGGGAGGACTTTCAGTCTTCTCAAggcctcctctatttctttcttgagtggttttatgtttttattatatgggTCTTTCAGAtgcttggttagtgttattccaaggtatttaatttttttttttctactgaaaatgggacagcctcactgtatatttgtcctttgcatacagaTTACAGATTTTTGTGCGGTGATTTTGTATCATGCCACTTTGTTGAAGGAATTCATCACATTTACaagttttaagatggagactttcaggttacttatatgtaggatcatgtcaattgcaaatagggctaacttgactacttcctttccaacctgaatcccttttatttctttctcctgtcttattgcttgggctgagTACTT
The genomic region above belongs to Jaculus jaculus isolate mJacJac1 chromosome 5, mJacJac1.mat.Y.cur, whole genome shotgun sequence and contains:
- the LOC101603412 gene encoding prothymosin alpha-like: MSDTVVDTSSKITNKDLKEKKEVVEEAENRREAPAKGNASEENREQEADNEVDEEEEGGEEEEEEGDGEEEDGGEDEEVEAAMGKWAAEDDKDDDVDTKKQKTNEND